The proteins below come from a single Aspergillus oryzae RIB40 DNA, chromosome 5 genomic window:
- a CDS encoding mannose-ethanolamine phosphotransferase GPI13 (glycosylphosphatidylinositol anchor synthesis protein) — protein MASGISLGSRFDRPDPNGLQTTASPSRLSERNDTQKAPVPKALTGRHSRPGKGSNGQESVDDGLEREFKLRHLGSLGVLGWILFLHIVGIFFFTKGFLLTRMVLENKSSCDVLPFGDVSSHPAVGKKTEACWHQRSFEKAIVIIVDALRYDFTVPFASTAEGETSQLFHDNIPVLYETAVNTPENAFLLPFIADPPTTTLQRLKGLTTGTLPTFIDAGSNFAGTAIDEDNLVAQLRAAGKTLVHLGDDTWHSLFPDYFDPELTRPFDSFNVWDLHTVDNGVNDHLFPLLHPENATKWDVIFGHYLGVDHAGHRYGPNHPAMGAKLRQMDQVIRDLITNVDENTLLVVMGDHGMDSKGDHGGESNDEVDAALWMYSKRKLFGRTSPDTAVPPKTARERSIPQIDLVPTLSLLLGLPIPFNNLGSPIEEAFAGPGGQDWKNLVAVNRLTSAQIKRYQHEYAITRGVDDGQEFRSLSFWETAEDAWQRSSKRGKSNTEAMRSVYQSYREYQRHTLDICRALWAKFDVPSMLQGVGILVAGLVLLVFYARGIRSDRTELTKPLLSIVGVGSGLGAVVGGGLTFSGVADMPITESSALWAAVGSILGASRVIFVKPGHLSLPVPNSLWGWLAVMFTVTQSVGFASNSYTIWEDEILLFFLSTFGVVAGVSSMRQKSTADRVLGVYHSILFVILGRVASFSRLCREEQMPFCRSTYYASATSSTSAPWQLAIPFLVTLILPAVVKSFYAGSKSYEGVATLWVGYGFRLGLFLTSIFWMLEGADDGEWFSLSKETLKSIRVFLAQLVLGLAFAAGTTAFIYSKPCVSISVTQGTADSESKNKSTSSPSQPGRTTVTILGFGNIYGTRFFLLVVNFCLAIALMQKPMGLGTIGLLLWQILSLLEILDTNALVLGNSAIGPIVLALLGSFYYFKTGHQAVLSSIQWETAFIPLSSIKYPWSPILVTLNTFGPQILTAVAVPLTVLWKRPLQLHDQSRSTPSKPNNPATKILSDVVQAACTYILYFATINLATTIWAGHLRRHLMLYRIFCPRFMMGAAVLGIVDIVLILFSVAGVRWSMMSVGEIFGW, from the exons ATGGCATCCGGAATAAGTCTGGGGTCGAGATTCGATAGACCCGACCCCAATGGCTTGCAGACTACCGCGTCGCCCTCACGGCTTTCGGAACGCAACGATACGCAGAAAGCCCCGGTACCGAAGGCACTGACAGGGAGGCACTCCCGACCAGGGAAAGGGAGCAATGGGCAAGAGAGTGTCGATGATGGCTTGGAACGGGAATTCAAACTCAGGCACTTGGGTTCCCTGGGTGTGCTTGGCTGGATACT GTTTCTCCATATTGTGGGaatatttttctttactaAGGGGTTTTTGCTAACTCGGATGGTCTTGGAGAACAAGTCGTCTTGCGATGTACTTCCGTTCGGAGATGTATCCTCGCATCCTGCAGTCGGCAAGAAAACCGAAGCATGTTGGCACCAGAGGTCATTCGAGAAGGCCATTGTGATTATCGTAGATGCTCTGCGGTACGATTTTACCGTCCCATTCGCATCAACAGCGGAGGGTGAAACTTCCCAATTGTTCCACGATAATATACCCGTCTTGTACGAGACCGCCGTCAATACTCCAGAAAACGCTTTCTTATTGCCTTTCATTGCGGATCCGCCCACCACGACGCTGCAGCGCCTCAAGGGGTTGACAACTGGGACCCTGCCGACTTTTATAGACGCAGGCTCTAACTTCGCTGGAACGGCAATCGATGAGGACAACTTAGTTGCTCAGCTGCGTGCCGCAGGAAAGACTCTGGTTCACCTCGGCGATGATACCTGGCACAGTCTATTTCCTGACTACTTTGATCCCGAACTGACGCGGCCTTTCGATTCTTTCAACGTGTGGGATTTACACACTGTCGACAATGGGGTAAATGACCATTTGTTTCCCCTCTTACACCCGGAGAACGCCACAAAGTGGGATGTTATATTTGGGCATTACCTCGGTGTTGACCACGCCGGCCACCGTTATGGTCCCAATCATCCAGCCATGGGTGCAAAGTTGAGGCAAATGGATCAGGTCATCCGAGATCTCATCACAAACGTTGATGAAAACACACTGTTGGTTGTCATGGGTGACCATGGTATGGATTCGAAAGGCGATCATGGAGGTGAATCGAATGACGAAGTGGACGCTGCTCTATGGATGTATTCGAAGAGAAAGCTCTTTGGTCGCACCAGCCCTGATACTGCCGTGCCGCCGAAGACTGCGCGCGAGCGCTCTATCCCTCAGATCGACCTTGTGCCGACACTGTCATTGCTTCTCGGGTTGCCAATCCCTTTTAACAACCTTGGATCACCAATCGAGGAGGCTTTCGCTGGACCCGGAGGACAGGACTGGAAGAATCTGGTTGCCGTCAATCGTTTGACATCTGCTCAAATTAAGAGGTATCAGCACGAGTACGCAATAACGCGAGGGGTTGATGATGGTCAAGAGTTCCGTTCGTTAAGCTTCTGGGAGACAGCGGAAGATGCCTGGCAGAGGTCCTCAAAGCGTGGCAAGTCAAACACCGAGGCCATGCGGTCGGTCTACCAGTCATATAGGGAATATCAGCGCCACACTCTCGATATATGTCGTGCGTTGTGGGCTAAATTCGATGTCCCGAGCATGCTACAGGGTGTTGGAATACTCGTCGCGGGCCTTGTACTGTTGGTGTTTTATGCTCGTGGTATTCGATCGGACCGCACAGAGCTCACAAAACCGCTCCTTTCTATTGTTGGAGTAGGATCGGGTTTGGGTgctgtggttggtggtggtttgacATTCAGTGGTGTTGCGGATATGCCAATAACAGAGTCATCCGCTTTGTGGGCTGCCGTTGGGAGCATACTTGGCGCCTCACGGGTGATTTTCGTGAAGCCTGGCCATTTGAGCTTGCCCGTCCCCAACTCGTTGTGGGGCTGGCTCGCTGTCATGTTCACCGTGACTCAATCGGTTGGTTTTGCCTCCAACTCCTACACCATCTGGGAGGATGAGATTCtattattcttcctttccacttTTGGTGTCGTCGCTGGCGTATCTTCCATGCGTCAAAAGTCGACGGCCGACAGGGTCTTGGGAGTCTATCACTCAATACTATTCGTCATCTTAGGAAGAGTAGCATCGTTCTCTCGCCTCTGCCGTGAGGAGCAAATGCCGTTCTGTCGTTCCACCTATTACGCATCCGCAACATCCTCTACATCTGCCCCGTGGCAACTCGCCATTCCTTTTCTCGTGACACTCATTCTACCCGCAGTTGTAAAGTCATTCTACGCCGGGTCGAAGTCTTACGAAGGAGTTGCTACTCTGTGGGTTGGGTATGGCTTTCGGCTAGGGTTGTTTTtgacttccatcttctggATGCTTGAAGGCGCGgatgatggtgaatggtTCTCTTTGAGCAAGGAAACATTGAAGTCGATTCGAGTATTTCTCGCTCAGCTTGTTCTTGGTCTCGCCTTTGCTGCTGGTACAACAGCGTTCATATACTCGAAGCCCTGTGTTAGCATCAGCGTCACACAAGGCACTGCTGACTCCGAGAGTAAAAACAAGTCTACTTCCTCCCCATCGCAGCCGGGAAGAACAACCGTTACTATTCTGGGCTTCGGCAACATCTATGGGACCcggttcttcctccttgtcgTCAATTTTTGCTTGGCCATTGCTCTAATGCAGAAACCCATGGGCCTGGGTACCATTGGTCTCCTGCTGTGGCAAATCTTATCTTTGCTTGAAATCCTTGACACGAATGCACTGGTTTTGGGTAATTCAGCGATTGGACCAATTGTTCTGGCTCTTCTCGGTTCCTTCTACTATTTCAAGACAGGCCATCAAGCAGTTTTGAGCAGCATACAGTGGGAGACTGCCTTTATACCTCTATCCTCAATCAAATACCCTTGGTCTCCGATCCTAGTGACTCTGAACACTTTTGGTCCACAAATTCTCACAGCCGTTGCTGTTCCTCTCACCGTTCTCTGGAAGCGGCCTTTGCAGCTTCATGACCAGTCAAGGTCTACCCCGTCGAAGCCCAACAACCCTGCTACTAAGATCCTCTCAGACGTAGTGCAGGCGGCTTGCACTTATATACTCTATTTCGCCACCATCAACCTCGCAACCACGATTTGGGCCGGCCATTTGCGTCGCCACCTCATGCTCTACCGCATTTTCTGCCCTCGCTTCATGATGGGCGCCGCCGTCCTAGGCATTGTGGACATTGTCCTCATTTTATTCTCCGTGGCTGGCGTCCGCTGGAGCATGATGAGTGTGGGTGAAATCTTCGGATGGTAG